TGGAAACGCAAAAAGCCAACCAGATCCATCATATGACGCATCATAACCTGACCCATCCACCGAACCTTACCTTCTTGCAAATGACTTTTTGGCCACAAATTTGGTAACGGACAACAAATCTATCCATCTCATTAATGCATCATCAACAAATTATCAAAGCAATTTAAAGTGCCTTTCCCATGCAGCACATGGTACCCCTTTAAGCCATAGATTTAGTTCTATTTAACACTCTTTCTAAGGTGAGTCATGGTGAACCAAAGCAAAGCAACGCGTCCATGGCTATAGATATAGGATTAATGTAGATCTTAGTAGCATTCTTCGTCTGATCAAGCCAAATATAAATGAATtactctagatttttttttttttcttctgagaaggctctatatatatatatatatatatatatatatatatatatatatatatatatatatatatatgtgtgtgtgtgtgtgtattacaTATATGATGCACTAATTTAAActacaattttttaaaaaatctttaaaattctAAGGATAACATTTGGAACTTAGtggcataaattcataattttatcttctcaaaatatagatatatatatataactgctAATAATACTCATGAGAAAAACATGTCATTTACTTTGTGAGGATTAGAAGAAATTACAAGAAACTTTATCACATAATCACCATCTCATGACAAGGAAACTAGTATGATCGTGATGGAGATAGTTACATGTACCAAGTGCAACACTTTAGGGCAGCTTACACAAACTGCCACGGTGTATCAAAAGGGCAGATTAGATGGGTTCATGGTTGAAAAGGAAAATTTCTCAACAAGTGGAGGTTATATAAGATTTGCTTCGGAGACCATTTCAAAGCTAGCTTTTCTTCCAAGCAACACAACCCCGACCCTACCAAGTCAAACCGCaggaaaaaaatagataatagaaGCTTCTTTGAACTGCATAGATATCTCCATTTGACTAACCACCTCCCTTCTCTGATCCAGTCTTCTGTAGACCAGAGatggaaggaaagaaagagagcTCCTTCTGTTTATAAGTTCTTCACAAAACATTCAGAACTCGGAATTTTCTTGACAATCTTATGCCATCGCCAAACTATGTTCTGTGGGACTGGAAGCTTCAAACGCATCGATGAGGAGCCACGGGCTCCAGGTTCGGCTCCGGGGTCGCCAAAGGGATCCAAGAAGAAGGCCAACAAGAATCCATACTCGACGAGGGGGCTCGACAAGTTCTCGACCGTGCTCGCCGAACTCGAGGCCAGGAGGGAGAAGATCATGGCAAAAGTTGGAAGAGATGGCGTCTCGATGGTGCGGTTCATGTATTCGAATTCACAAGATTGGGTCCCAATCATTGTGAAGCTAAGAGAAGATGCAAAACAAGAGAAAACAAAGCGGGATGATGCCAAGAAGCTAAAGCCGCTGCCGCTGCCACCAAGCCAGCCTACTTCAGAGGTCGGCGAGGAGTCGTCGGCTCCTCTGGTTAGATCGAGGGATGGTAAGGAAGTTGTGAAGGAGGCGGAGCCGGCGACGGAGAGGAAGGTGAAGAAGTGCTTCACTTGGGGTGCTAAGGAGGGTGAGGTTGGGTTTTGGAGGTGGAGGCCTAGTTATTATTGGCCTTTGGTGATTGTGCTGATATTGGTTTGTTTGGTGATGTTTGGGAGGGTGTTTGCTATATGTTGCACCTCTATATGGTGGTATTTGGTACCCACCATGAGGAGAGGGAGTGGGAATGTGAGGAG
This genomic window from Elaeis guineensis isolate ETL-2024a chromosome 13, EG11, whole genome shotgun sequence contains:
- the LOC105060676 gene encoding uncharacterized protein, which codes for MFCGTGSFKRIDEEPRAPGSAPGSPKGSKKKANKNPYSTRGLDKFSTVLAELEARREKIMAKVGRDGVSMVRFMYSNSQDWVPIIVKLREDAKQEKTKRDDAKKLKPLPLPPSQPTSEVGEESSAPLVRSRDGKEVVKEAEPATERKVKKCFTWGAKEGEVGFWRWRPSYYWPLVIVLILVCLVMFGRVFAICCTSIWWYLVPTMRRGSGNVRRSMKKKDYGRRLSDKRLGTSFGVAPSSQAKNVGGAQEMSSPRAYRNGKRG